The Montipora foliosa isolate CH-2021 chromosome 1, ASM3666993v2, whole genome shotgun sequence genome has a window encoding:
- the LOC138003842 gene encoding uncharacterized protein isoform X1 — protein sequence MYVCHSALQCRRFSIEIELIFLTEKQRAGMTRRFTCFTKYQSGTIFAFAGIILFLASVYHFWRQSQSSHNVMSMPSFPSLSNPNEQAASGGSVCIPGGLPENKKELSKLYDGVDTFLMFIGYPRSSHSLVGSLLDAHPQIIISNEYHIIEKWHIYRDDALKNSGMQKYLLFYNLHSLSTWQATFGSRAKDPAFIDDLINSYNVPGAWQGSYNGKIKVIGDKRGGGTTMELTEKPEKFKILKEINETVGIPFKFLHVIRNPFDVISTWVLRLFNKRLQANDGETKLNKPGALDGAIKSFFELTKTNERILYEYGDAVLNVMSHDLISKPKETMKRICSFLSVTCDDNYLAQTEKILFARPSHTRKTVAWSQNQKERVHNEMQKYSYLSSFKFEE from the exons ATTTTCGATTGAAATTGAATTAATCTTTCTGACGGAGAAGCAGAGAGCAGGAATGACGCGTCGTTTTACCTGTTTCACGAAATACCAGTCGGGGACGATATTTGCCTTTGCCGGAATAATTTTATTTCTCGCTTCTGTGTATCACTTCTGGCGTCAATCTCAAAGCTCACACAACGTTATGTCAATGCCTTCGTTTCCATCACTTTCAA ATCCCAACGAACAAGCAGCTTCAGGTGGCTCTGTATGTATTCCTGGAGGTCTccctgaaaacaaaaaagagcTCTCCAAGCTTTACGATGGAGTTGACACATTCCTAATGTTCATCGGATACCCGCGAAGCTCACACAGTCTTGTTGGATCCCTTTTGGACGCACACCCGCAAATCATCATTTCTAACGAGTATCATATCATTGAAAAATGGCATATTTACCGAGACGACGCTCTGAAAAATTCTGGTATGCAAAAATATCTTCTGTTTTACAATTTGCATTCTTTGTCCACATGGCAAGCGACATTTGGCAGTCGAGCAAAAGACCCTGCTTTTATCGATGATCTTATCAACTCTTACAACGTTCCAGGAGCGTGGCAAGGATCTTACAATGGCAAAATAAAG GTCATCGGTGACAAAAGGGGAGGTGGGACCACTATGGAGCTAAccgagaaacctgaaaaatttaaaatcctGAAAGAAATCAACGAGACTGTTGGTATCCCATTTAAGTTTCTACATGTCATTAGAAATCCTTTCGATGTCATTTCAACTTGGGTGTTAAGACTGTTTAATAAAAGACTTCAAGCCAATGATGGAGAAACCAAG CTCAACAAACCAGGAGCTTTAGATGGGGCAATCAAGTCCTTCTTTGAGTTGACCAAGACAAATGAAAGAATCCTATACGAATACGGCGATGCGGTATTGAACGTCATGAGCCATGACCTGATATCAAAGCCCAAAGAGACGATGAAGAGAATTTGCTCCTTCCTCTCCGTTACATGTGATGACAACTATCTTGCTCAAACAGAAAAGATTCTTTTCGCTAGACCATCTCACACAAGGAAAACAGTAGCTTGGTCACAGAATCAGAAAGAAAGAGTTCATAACGAAATGCAGAAGTATTCATATCTGAGTTCATTTAAATTTGAGGAGTAA
- the LOC138003842 gene encoding uncharacterized protein isoform X2, with amino-acid sequence MTRRFTCFTKYQSGTIFAFAGIILFLASVYHFWRQSQSSHNVMSMPSFPSLSNPNEQAASGGSVCIPGGLPENKKELSKLYDGVDTFLMFIGYPRSSHSLVGSLLDAHPQIIISNEYHIIEKWHIYRDDALKNSGMQKYLLFYNLHSLSTWQATFGSRAKDPAFIDDLINSYNVPGAWQGSYNGKIKVIGDKRGGGTTMELTEKPEKFKILKEINETVGIPFKFLHVIRNPFDVISTWVLRLFNKRLQANDGETKLNKPGALDGAIKSFFELTKTNERILYEYGDAVLNVMSHDLISKPKETMKRICSFLSVTCDDNYLAQTEKILFARPSHTRKTVAWSQNQKERVHNEMQKYSYLSSFKFEE; translated from the exons ATGACGCGTCGTTTTACCTGTTTCACGAAATACCAGTCGGGGACGATATTTGCCTTTGCCGGAATAATTTTATTTCTCGCTTCTGTGTATCACTTCTGGCGTCAATCTCAAAGCTCACACAACGTTATGTCAATGCCTTCGTTTCCATCACTTTCAA ATCCCAACGAACAAGCAGCTTCAGGTGGCTCTGTATGTATTCCTGGAGGTCTccctgaaaacaaaaaagagcTCTCCAAGCTTTACGATGGAGTTGACACATTCCTAATGTTCATCGGATACCCGCGAAGCTCACACAGTCTTGTTGGATCCCTTTTGGACGCACACCCGCAAATCATCATTTCTAACGAGTATCATATCATTGAAAAATGGCATATTTACCGAGACGACGCTCTGAAAAATTCTGGTATGCAAAAATATCTTCTGTTTTACAATTTGCATTCTTTGTCCACATGGCAAGCGACATTTGGCAGTCGAGCAAAAGACCCTGCTTTTATCGATGATCTTATCAACTCTTACAACGTTCCAGGAGCGTGGCAAGGATCTTACAATGGCAAAATAAAG GTCATCGGTGACAAAAGGGGAGGTGGGACCACTATGGAGCTAAccgagaaacctgaaaaatttaaaatcctGAAAGAAATCAACGAGACTGTTGGTATCCCATTTAAGTTTCTACATGTCATTAGAAATCCTTTCGATGTCATTTCAACTTGGGTGTTAAGACTGTTTAATAAAAGACTTCAAGCCAATGATGGAGAAACCAAG CTCAACAAACCAGGAGCTTTAGATGGGGCAATCAAGTCCTTCTTTGAGTTGACCAAGACAAATGAAAGAATCCTATACGAATACGGCGATGCGGTATTGAACGTCATGAGCCATGACCTGATATCAAAGCCCAAAGAGACGATGAAGAGAATTTGCTCCTTCCTCTCCGTTACATGTGATGACAACTATCTTGCTCAAACAGAAAAGATTCTTTTCGCTAGACCATCTCACACAAGGAAAACAGTAGCTTGGTCACAGAATCAGAAAGAAAGAGTTCATAACGAAATGCAGAAGTATTCATATCTGAGTTCATTTAAATTTGAGGAGTAA